A part of Bacillus rossius redtenbacheri isolate Brsri chromosome 1, Brsri_v3, whole genome shotgun sequence genomic DNA contains:
- the LOC134528165 gene encoding radial spoke head protein 3 homolog, producing the protein MHLRTSKSWCSGAGGRLARLPPPPPPPPRVVPGGAFVGFDPAGGGEGESRAARDRAARRQRIEEDLARRLDFQKRRFRLMHPMLPAKGRPPAETERAATCLEEITGRPLEGPVEQWELFAYRPPSPEFAPAYIAVDASTQVEPGDLYDYDVEAAPLLALLAGSAALRAMDEVVWEEEQDGERRRRSAWCQACCRERGEAQRLQEQERRLAEEAQRRVGQYPAALEAAAAREAAAAEATVSRGAVSRADPPGFEPPGCRDTDPPWELAPGGLDGEILEDVVRQVVDERRRGYVQPAPPQAHDPAAPKSSACRL; encoded by the exons ATGCATCTCCGGACGTCGAAGTCTTGGTGCTCGGGCGCGGGCGGGCGGCTGGCGCgactgccgccgccgccgccgccgccgccccggGTGGTGCCCGGAGGAGCCTTCGTCGGCTTCGACCCCGCCGGCGGGGGCGAGGGCGAATCCCGGGCCGCTCGCGACCGCGCCGCCAGGAGGCAGCGCATCGAAGAGGACCTCGCGCGCCGCCTCGACTTCCAGAAGAGGAG GTTCAGGCTGATGCACCCGATGCTCCCGGCGAAGGGCCGTCCCCCGGCGGAGACGGAGCGGGCAGCCACGTGCCTGGAGGAGATCACGGGGCGGCCGCTGGAAGGCCCGGTCGAGCAGTGGGAGCTGTTCGCGTACAGACCGCCGTCGCCGGAGTTCGCGCCGGCCTACATCGCCGTGGACGCTTCAACGCAG GTGGAGCCCGGAGACCTGTACGACTACGACGTGGAGGCGGCTCCCCTGCTGGCGCTGCTGGCGGGCTCCGCGGCGCTGCGGGCCATGGACGAGGTGGTCTGGGAGGAGGAGCAGGACGGCGAGAGGCGCCGCAGGTCGGCGTGGTGCCAGGCCTGCTGCCGGGAGCGCGGCGAGGCGCAGCGGCTGCAGGAGCAGGAGCGGCGCCTGGCCGAGGAGGCGCAGCGCCGCGTGGGGCAGTACCCGGCCGCGCTGGAGGCCGCCGCGGCGAGGGAGGCGGCGGCGGCCGAGGCCACGGTGTCCCGGGGCGCCGTCTCCCGCGCGGACCCGCCGGGCTTCGAGCCGCCCGGCTGCCGCGACACGGACCCTCCCTGGGAGCTGGCCCCCGGCGGGCTGGACGGGGAGATCCTGGAAGACGTCGTCAGGCAGGTCGTGGACGAGCGACGCCGAGGGTACGTGCAGCCCGCTCCACCCCAGGCACACGACCCCGCTGCACCTAAATCATCTGCCTGTCGTTTGTGA